The Candidatus Omnitrophota bacterium sequence ATTTTATTGGCGTCTTCGTCGCCGATGAATTGCTCAATTTCGGGATTCCAGCGGGTTTTTCGTTTGAGCAGCATGGCGATTTGGCTGAGGTGGCAGATAGTCGTGGAGCGATGGGCCGTTTCCGCCGGGCAGATGGTTTCCTTGCGCGATTGGACGCATTCGATGAAGTTCTGCTGGTGGTTGGGGCTGTTGTAGAGGTGAATTTCGTCCGGCTTGATTTCCGATTCTA is a genomic window containing:
- a CDS encoding gfo/Idh/MocA family oxidoreductase, with the translated sequence ESEIKPDEIHLYNSPNHQQNFIECVQSRKETICPAETAHRSTTICHLSQIAMLLKRKTRWNPEIEQFIGDEDANKMISKPMRPPWHL